A stretch of the Arachis stenosperma cultivar V10309 chromosome 6, arast.V10309.gnm1.PFL2, whole genome shotgun sequence genome encodes the following:
- the LOC130935501 gene encoding cation/H(+) antiporter 20 — translation MMAPVNITSIKTSSSGAWQGDDPLDYAFPLLIVQTTLILVVTRILAFLFKPLRQPKVIAEIVGGILLGPSALGRNKTYMNKLFPTWSTPILESVASIGLLFFLFLVGLELDLNSIRRSGRRAFSIAAAGISLPFVCGIGVAFVLRKTIDGADKVGYGQFLVFMGVALSITAFPVLARILAELKLLTTPVGETAMAAAAFNDVAAWILLALAVALAGNADGSGGHKSPVVSVWVLLSGLVFVIFMMMVIRPAMKLVARRCSREHDTVDEAYICLTLAGVMVSGFMTDLIGIHSIFGAFVFGLTIPKGGDFAERLIERIEDFVSGLLLPLYFASSGLKTDVAKIRGGKAWGLLVLVISTACAGKILGTLVAALMCMVPVREAVTLGVLMNTKGLVELIVLNIGKEKKVLNDEIFAILVLMALFTTFITTPMVMAIYKPARGIAMKTHRKLGDLTTNSAGNDKKDELRILACVHGPGNVPSIISLIESTRSTKNSFVKLFIMHLVEFTERSSSIILVQRVRKNGFPFFKRSRNGEWRDRLAGAFQAYSQLGRVSVRPTTAVSSLPTMHEDICHVAEEKRVTMIILPFHKHWRVEADDEDNGGAHEVLENLGHGWRGVNQKVLKHAPCSVGVLVDRGFGNGSQTPGPDRTMGQRVCILFFGGPDDREALELGGRMVEHPVVRVTIIRFVEEDELNGKNIVLHPSPNANCDQSYSFSTAKMNRQIEKELDEKAMGEFRGRWGEMVGYVEKASENVVEEALGIGRSGDYDLIVVGKGRFPSSMVANLAERPAEHAELGPIGDVLASSGHGVVTSVLVIQQHDVALTDEAPALRVLHGGYDNARGDNDSTSSAKEISSVDNNDIV, via the exons ATGATGGCCCCGGTGAACATAACCTCCATAAAAACCTCCTCAAGTGGGGCGTGGCAGGGCGACGATCCCTTAGACTACGCCTTCCCCCTCCTTATAGTCCAAACCACCTTGATCCTTGTAGTCACCCGCATCCTTGCCTTCCTCTTCAAACCCCTCCGCCAGCCCAAAGTCATTGCTGAAATTGTA GGAGGGATTCTGCTAGGGCCGTCGGCATTGgggaggaacaaaacctacatgAACAAGTTGTTCCCAACGTGGAGCACTCCCATACTCGAATCAGTTGCCAGCATTGGCCTcttgttcttcctcttccttGTTGGACTCGAACTCGACCTCAACTCAATCCGCCGCAGTGGCCGCCGCGCCTTCAGTATTGCCGCCGCCGGAATCTCTCTTCCCTTCGTCTGCGGTATTGGCGTTGCCTTCGTCCTCCGAAAGACCATCGACGGAGCCGACAAGGTCGGTTATGGCCAGTTCCTCGTCTTCATGGGCGTCGCCCTCTCCATAACCGCCTTTCCCGTCCTCGCTCGAATCCTCGCAGAGCTCAAGCTCCTCACCACGCCTGTAGGCGAGACCGCCATGGCCGCCGCCGCCTTCAACGATGTCGCGGCTTGGATCCTCCTCGCCCTCGCTGTAGCACTAGCCGGAAACGCCGACGGTAGCGGCGGCCACAAGAGCCCGGTGGTGTCCGTGTGGGTTCTCCTCTCCGGCTTGGTGTTCGTCATTTTCATGATGATGGTTATCCGACCGGCGATGAAGCTGGTGGCGCGGCGGTGCTCGCGGGAGCACGATACGGTGGACGAGGCATATATTTGCTTAACCCTCGCTGGAGTGATGGTATCGGGATTCATGACGGACCTGATCGGGATCCACTCGATTTTTGGTGCGTTCGTGTTCGGATTGACGATTCCGAAGGGAGGGGATTTTGCGGAGAGGCTGATAGAGAGGATCGAAGATTTTGTGTCCGGGTTGTTGCTGCCGCTGTACTTCGCTTCCAGTGGGTTGAAGACTGACGTGGCAAAGATACGGGGCGGGAAGGCGTGGGGGCTGTTGGTGCTGGTCATATCGACGGCGTGCGCCGGGAAGATTCTGGGGACGTTGGTGGCGGCGTTGATGTGTATGGTTCCGGTTAGGGAGGCGGTGACACTTGGCGTCCTCATGAACACCAAGGGACTCGTGGAGCTCATCGTACTCAACATTGGAAAGGAGAAAAAG GTTCTAAACGACGAGATATTTGCAATCTTGGTGCTGATGGCATTGTTCACAACCTTCATAACAACCCCAATGGTGATGGCCATTTACAAACCAGCACGTGGCATCGCCATGAAGACCCACCGCAAGCTCGGCGACTTAACCACCAACTCCGCCGGCAACGACAAGAAAGATGAGCTCCGAATCCTAGCTTGCGTCCATGGCCCCGGCAACGTCCCTTCCATCATAAGCCTCATTGAGTCAACTCGCAGCACCAAAAATTCCTTCGTCAAGCTCTTCATCATGCACCTTGTCGAGTTTACGGAGCGATCCTCCTCCATCATCTTGGTCCAACGGGTTAGAAAGAACGGCTTTCCGTTTTTTAAGCGGTCGCGCAACGGTGAGTGGCGCGACCGTTTAGCTGGGGCCTTTCAGGCCTACAGTCAATTAGGCCGGGTCTCGGTCCGGCCCACTACTGCAGTCTCTTCTTTGCCTACGATGCACGAGGACATATGCCACGTAGCGGAGGAAAAGAGAGTGACCATGATCATCCTGCCGTTCCACAAGCACTGGAGGGTGGAAGCTGATGACGAGGATAATGGTGGGGCCCACGAGGTGTTGGAAAATCTGGGCCATGGATGGAGAGGGGTGAACCAGAAGGTTCTCAAGCACGCGCCGTGTTCTGTAGGCGTGCTAGTGGACCGGGGTTTTGGAAATGGTTCGCAAACTCCAGGCCCAGATAGAACGATGGGCCAACGGGTTTGCATCTTGTTCTTTGGTGGGCCGGATGATCGAGAGGCCTTGGAGTTGGGTGGGAGAATGGTTGAGCACCCTGTAGTTAGGGTCACTATTATCAGGTTTGTTGAGGAAGATGAATTGAATGGTAAAAATATTGTGTTACACCCCTCGCCAAATGCCAATTGCGACCAAAGTTATAGCTTCTCAACAGCTAAAATGAACCGTCAAATAGAGAAG GAGTTGGATGAGAAGGCAATGGGAGAGTTTCGAGGGAGATGGGGAGAGATGGTTGGGTATGTTGAGAAGGCAAGTGAGAATGTTGTGGAGGAGGCACTAGGCATAGGAAGAAGCGGAGATTATGATCTTATAGTAGTTGGGAAGGGTAGGTTTCCGTCGAGTATGGTAGCAAATTTGGCGGAGAGGCCGGCAGAACACGCAGAGTTGGGTCCCATAGGGGATGTTCTTGCATCTTCAGGGCACGGCGTGGTGACGTCAGTGTTGGTAATTCAACAACATGATGTAGCTTTGACTGATGAGGCACCAGCATTGAGGGTGTTACATGGTGGCTATGACAATGCCAGAGGGGATAATGATTCAACATCTAGTGCTAAAGAAATTTCATCAGTTGACAACAATGATATAGTGTGA